The Saprospiraceae bacterium genome contains the following window.
GCCTGAAACTGATATTGCATTGTCCTGATCATCATTCCAATACTTAACCATACTTACGGTATTGGCATCTAAATTTTTTACTCTGTTTCTTACATCCAATGCGTAGGCATAGAATACAGAACTGGTAGATTTAGAATACGTAGGAGGTGTGTTTAAATCAATTTCTTCAGATTCCTTCACAAAGCTTCGAACCTCTCCCCAATAAGGCAAGAGTGGTTTTTTAATTTGATTGGAAGTGGGGGCCCATAAACCCTGACCCTGCGGGGGGGTATAATTTACAGGATAGTTGTTTAGATAAGCCAAATCTTGTCCATCTGTAAGGGAGTACTCATAAATAGCTTTGCCCATCATTTGTCCAAACAATCTGGATTTTCTAGCAATGTCAGGGTTCACTGTATTTGATAACTCAATGTCATTGGTTTGATACAAATCCTGGATTTTTCTCAATCCAGCCGGAGCTGTATTTCTGTAAAAATGATTAAACAATGCATACATGCAATCATTTACAGCCAGTGACCAACTCACTTCTCCACCTTCAGCAATAATTGGAAGGCTGTTGTTAGAAAGGCCATTTAATTTACCCTGCAAGCTAGGTTGGCGATCCATACCTAATTGAACGGTTTCATAAATAGCAAGGCCTAAATAGGCATACACTCTGCTGGCGATGGGTGCTGTATAACCAGGAGTTTCGGACGTCAACTGCAAGCTCAAAGCCATCCAGTCATTGGCAATTTTGCCATTTTCCAGTTTGGTTTTACTGAGTTCGCTGATGACTACGCTAGATTCGTCCTTAGTACAGGCAGTCATTAATAATAATGCCACCATCAAGCAGTAGTTTACGGGGGATGCTTTAAATTGTACTAAATGCCTCATGATAATAATATTTAATAGTTTTCAATGCTTACCAAAATCTGGGAAAGCCATTCACTGACAAAACCAGACACTGTGATTGAGGCATTAGATCAGAACGATCTAAAGTAACAAAGGGAAGAATACGACACGAAAATAGCACTTTGCTTCCGTAGCATCCTAATTTCATTAAGAAAATTTTTAGAAATTCAGGGTTTCCCCTGATAGGAATATAATAAAATGTAATTAATATTTTGAATTATTAATAGGTATTTATTTAATTATCAGTATATTATGTAACATATTTGTATATATTAGTAAAATTCTGTGGGATAAGTTAATTTTAAAGTATGGCTTGAAATGAGGGTTGTTAGGCTGTTAAGCTGTTAAGCTGTTAGGCTGTTAGGCTGTTAAGCTGTTAGGCTGTTAAGCTGTTAAGCTGTTAAGCTATTAAGCTGTTACGTTAATCATTCTTAGCTCAATAATAGATAAAGAATGGATACTCCCGGGATCCTAGATGCTTTACATTAAGCTGAAATTCCACATAGCTCAAATTGTGTTAAACCTAAAGGCGTGTCAGCCGGTTTTTTACCCATTATTATGGGAACAACCCCGGGTCAGTATGGGTACAAGTTGGGATCAGTATGAGAAGAACCTGGTAGGGGAAAATTGGCTTTTTTTGATAATGGCTCGTCAAACTGTCTCATGAGCAATTCAGTTTCCAGGTTTTCAGTTTAAATTTGAATAAATTCAAAAGGATCTAAATTCTTGGAATGGATCTGAGATATATCGTATATTAAATAACATTTTGGGAGTTTATTTAATTCCGGCAAGTATATTTAATTTTGTAGAAGCATTTTAAATGTTCAATATGCAAGGTTTAATTGGATTTTAGTTATGAACATTATTTTTAAAATAGTTATACTTATTAACTTTCTGGCTTGCAAATCAAGTCAAGTTGAAAATAAAGAAGTACTTGATCCCATTGAGGTCCAACCACTTTACATTCATCTTGATAAGGACAATGAAAAAAGCCTAAGAAAAAGCATATTGGATACTACTATTTTAATTAAACAATATAAAAAAGAAAATTAGAAGATCGTAAGCTATTCTTTTGAAAATGTCATAGACAGAATTCCTTAAGAAACTTTTATTTATTTGATTATTTCTTTACGTTCAACTTAAATTTCGAATAGGTCGACGCAGGTTCCGTATTGGCGATTACTTCCACATCCACAATCTGCGGACCGTCTTTGTCTTTGCTGTTGTAGGTAATTGAAATTTTAGATCGGGCACCGGGAGCAATCGGCAATCGAGTCCAATCTAGGGTGGTGCACTCACAAGCAGTGATGAGCTCGATTTGTAAATCAACAGTACCCGCATTGGTAAACCATATTTCTTTCTTTAATAGTTGACCTTGGATCAGTTCACCAAAATGATAGGTACTGGAGTCAAACTGGATTTTTGCAAGCGGTTTTTTAATTACTTCTTCCTGGTTGTTAAAACTGATTTGTGATTTAACAGGATGGCAAGAAAGTAGGAAGAAGGCTAAAGGCAAAAGGCTAAAGGCTAAAGAGTTTAAGGCTTGAGGGGAGAGCACTGACAATAATTTCAATGGTTAATTATTAATTATTAATTTAGGAAATTCATTTTGCTCCATGAATTCGTAATTCGTAATCTGTAATTCGTAATTAATTCCTGCTTCCAACCGCTTCTGTCTTTCTGAATGCATCCAATCCACAATTTAAAAATTCTGAATAACTGTCGATGCCTTCCCGATAACCACGTGGTTTTGCAAGTACTTCTTCTTTAGGACTTACCAATACATATAAGGGTTGGCTGTTTTGATTGAAATTTACAATTTGAAAATCAGCCCATTTATTTCCAACATTTCGAATCGGCGTTTTTCGCACTGCTGAATACAGCTCTTGTTCGAGTGGCGAACGATCATCTACATACAACGACACCAACACATAATCTTTCATGATTTGTCGCCGCACTTTATCATTAACCCAAATGTGTTCTTCTGTTTTTCTGCAATTGACACAACCGTATCCTGTAAAGTCAACCAACATGGGTTTGTGTACTTCTTTTGCATAGGCCAATCCCTCGTGATAATTTTTAAAGCAATCCAGATTATTAGCACATTTTGTAAATGACGGATATTTGCTTTTAATTTCCGCATTCAACTCCGGTGCCGGTAAGAAATAATTATAAGTTGAAGGTGGGGCCAATCCGCTCATCAACTTCAACGCATTGTATGAATGCAGGTCTTTATTGTATGTAAATCCCGTAGCCAGGTAAATGGTAGCAGCCAAAGAAGACAAAGCAAAAAACCATCGGGCTGGAGATAATTTTTTTACTGCGCTGTCGTGTGGAAATTTAATAAAACCAAAAGATACAGCGCCATCAACGCAAAAATTATCACCCAGGCACCCATGAAAATTTCATATCCCAGGATACCCCAGTGTTGGGTCATGTCGGCAACCGATAAAAATTTAAATGCAAGCGCCAATTCTAAAAATCCCAATACCACTTTTACATTGGTCATCCAGGAACCCGAACGTGGCAAGGTATTTAAAAACGCAGGAAATGCTGCAAACAATCCGAATGGAATGGCCAGTGCCGTTGAAAATCCCAGCATCACTACAAAAGGTCCCATTTTAGAAGTTGCCGATTGTACGATCGCCGAACCAATGATCGGTCCTGTGCAGGAAAAGCTGACTATTGCCAGTGTAAAAGCCATAAAAAAGATACCGATCAATCCACCGCTGTCAGCCATCCGATCGCTTTTATTGGCCCAGGAACTGGGAAGGGTAATTTCGTAATATCCAAAAAAGGAAAATGCAAACGCTATGAAAATGATGAAGAACAAGGTATTGGCAATCCAATTGGTAGATAATTCATTGAGTGCAGTGGCGCCAAATACAGCTGTGATTAAAATTCCTATTGCAACATAAATTACTATGATTGAAAGCGCATAGATCAATGCATTTTGAAAACCTTTGCGTTTGGTATCCTTCGTGAAAAAAGATACTGTCAATGGAATCATTGGAAAAACACACGGGGTCAGTAAAGCCAACAAGCCGCCCAGAAATCCAAATAAAAAAGTCCACCAATGATTTTTACCTTCAATGCGTTCTTCTCCACATTGCCCTACCGGATTCTTTTGCGTTTCTATTAAGCTTGGTACAGTTAAATCTATCGTATTTCCATCTTTTAATAAAGGAGATCCAATGGGTGCTTCTTCTGAATCAAATTTCAAAGTTTTTGAAACCGGGTCAAATGAAAAATCAAGATTTTTATAGGGTAAGCACCGACTGGCATCGCAAGTTTGATAGGTAAAATATCCTTTGATGGGTTTGGAAGGATCCTTGACTTTAATTTCCTGTATAAATGATGCCTCCTGTTTGAATTTAATGAGCTTCATTTCAAAAATTTCATCAAATCCTTCTAATCTATGATCTGACAATTCCTGAATGCTACCCATTTTTTCATAGCCTGAATCGTCGGTCAAAACTATATCTGATGGGATCGGTCCAT
Protein-coding sequences here:
- a CDS encoding vanadium-dependent haloperoxidase, which produces MRHLVQFKASPVNYCLMVALLLMTACTKDESSVVISELSKTKLENGKIANDWMALSLQLTSETPGYTAPIASRVYAYLGLAIYETVQLGMDRQPSLQGKLNGLSNNSLPIIAEGGEVSWSLAVNDCMYALFNHFYRNTAPAGLRKIQDLYQTNDIELSNTVNPDIARKSRLFGQMMGKAIYEYSLTDGQDLAYLNNYPVNYTPPQGQGLWAPTSNQIKKPLLPYWGEVRSFVKESEEIDLNTPPTYSKSTSSVFYAYALDVRNRVKNLDANTVSMVKYWNDDQDNAISVSGHMMAILVSILNKENKDLAFTAKAYVMLGIGLHDATVAAWKVKYKYNMLRPETYIRENIDADFESLISSQATPEYSASPSAVAMTSSEILNELFGYNYAFTDRTHEFRKDINGAPRAYKSFQQMADEINMSSLYGGIHYRFSLEAGQKQGTYIGKTINSLTM
- a CDS encoding DUF1573 domain-containing protein; the encoded protein is MKLLSVLSPQALNSLAFSLLPLAFFLLSCHPVKSQISFNNQEEVIKKPLAKIQFDSSTYHFGELIQGQLLKKEIWFTNAGTVDLQIELITACECTTLDWTRLPIAPGARSKISITYNSKDKDGPQIVDVEVIANTEPASTYSKFKLNVKK
- a CDS encoding thioredoxin family protein, yielding MAATIYLATGFTYNKDLHSYNALKLMSGLAPPSTYNYFLPAPELNAEIKSKYPSFTKCANNLDCFKNYHEGLAYAKEVHKPMLVDFTGYGCVNCRKTEEHIWVNDKVRRQIMKDYVLVSLYVDDRSPLEQELYSAVRKTPIRNVGNKWADFQIVNFNQNSQPLYVLVSPKEEVLAKPRGYREGIDSYSEFLNCGLDAFRKTEAVGSRN